CAACAAAACCAAGGCAAATCTTGAAAGAAGATATTCTTAAACAAGGTAAGCTATTTGTGATATTACAGTTGGTCAATATATAATATGTTCACAGTAAAGCAGAGCCATGGCTTGGCTTCACCATAAAATTCATGATTGAATGTGTTGTTACTTGGCATCCACAGCCTATATCCTAACTCAAAGGCAAATATATGTAGAGTAGACTCTTGAGTACATTATGCAATTTTTAATACATAGATGTTTTTACAGGAATCGCCAGGGAATATCGGACTATGCCACTCTCACAAAGTGTCGGAACGGAAAAATCATCGAGAAAAGTTATGTGGACAAGATTTTTTTGCGCAAGATGCCCTAAATAATTATTAGCGCTAGGGATTTTATATGTGGAATTTGTGTATTGATTTTTCATAATTGTGGTGAGATGAGATGAAAATAAAGGCGCAGAGAAAAAATATCAAGTTGAAAAATACCATGGCTCCATGCGTAGTCTTAGATACAGAATCTGGCGCTCAACAGTAAATAAAGTACTGTTCGGTAATAGCCAGTCGTTGATTGATGTACTTCGAGGAGCTGATCACTGGATAATGAATGGACCATTAAAGGGTAGACTGGGAGGGCTTTTTTGTGAAGTTGCGTACGTACAACCAATAACTCGGCATCATCATCGTCTTTGCATGTCGTACTAGTATTCTTTACTGaccttttcaaaaaattttgcttaAAACCATCCACTGCACCTTTCTATGTATCCAAGTACAACTAACTTTCAAACCCCAATATAATCCAACTTCTCGTCATAAATACTATGAATAATCACATTTCTAATATTGCGTTTAATGATGAGTAGAACAAAATGATTTGTTAGTGCAGTATTTTAAGCAAGTGCTAATGAGTGTGTAAACCAAGACAAATGTACTAATTATATATAGGTATAaagaacattgtatgtttaaaGTGACGATTGGGGCCACTTGCTATACTTTCCATGGAAACCCTTCACCTGAGaaagagaaaatttgaaattagtaTTATAGAAACAGTTATTGAAATTGCCAATATCTTCGCTGTAGGTCAGTAGTTTTCTTGTGCCTACTCCAAATAAAAACATGGGACCGGAGAAGCTTGATGGCTGATTAATTACAAAACTTTAAGAATAGCACTTTTGTTTCTGTGTAGGTTAGATCTTAATGAGATTACATGCTGATGACTGGAAGTATAAATAAATGCCAAGATACAGCTTTGCCAATCTATATTTGTCCACATATTCATATTTTGCAAACCACCATTCTGTTTAATACATGGCCAGTatcaaaattattgcaattTCAACCACAATCTCTCATTTAGGACAGGCTTTTGAATCCCAGATATTTTGAGTTCAAGTAAGGTATCCCAGGTTAACTCTGATGCATCACAAAAATGTTACTGACCATCAGgttaaataaattaaagacTGTAGTTGTTTTGACAGTAAATGATTCAGAAGTAAACTCAGTTTTAGCAACCAATGATATACTATGAACTACTGTTGATTCAAAGATGACAATTTTAgaccaaataattttttaaagatTGCAAATATGAGCAGCAACAATATTTAAATATGAGAATAATGACAAGAAACTATGcatgaaatttgtaaaaaatcatTCAGCATAAATCCAGGCTTGGAAAATGgaaaaaaactaacaaatattcATAGATAATAATGATTTCAATGACAGATTAGAAAAGTGAAAAATTGATTCGCTTTGCACAAAAACAAGTTTAAAAATTATACCATCTGGGTCAGTCAGAACCATCTGTCTCGCACCAGACTTAGTTTTAATCTGGTTTCCTTCAGAATCGAATAAAAGCAAACTTGGAATTCCTTTCACTCCGTATTTTCCAGCCAGTTCGTTCTAAAAATAATTATGGTAATATGACTTTATATTTATAGTGAAGCAACTAATGGAAAAAAGCACTATCATGAAGTCTAAACAGAGTCTGTTAATAATAAGCACTGTGAATAAATCTGAATTTAAGGTGCTACGTATTGTACAAAGTtataatggaaatattttaccAGAAATTCGAAAAGCTGAAAAGCATGCCTTATCGGAAATACTTCCCTATTCATCACAGAATATACTGATATGAACAGAAATTTTATGATACTGAATTGTCCAAACATCCCATAATACAAGCTATGATTATTCAAACATTACCCTTAAATCACTACTGAAGGGAATCGCATGCCAAGGCATGTCGTTATAATATCCTTTAAACGTTTTCTCATCTCTATCCAGACTAACAAAGATCACTTCAAACTTTTTTCCTCCTCGAGCGTTTACTTTGTTGTAAAATTGCGCCAGTCtgaaaaaataagcaaataaaGTTTCCTCGCGATTAGGCCTGATATTGGTATTAGTTATCGTATTTCATGTTGACTGAATAATTCAGTAATAAAATGTCATCTGTAATATCTGGCAAGCCGACAGGCCTGTGAGTCAATTTCTGATGGCAAAATATGGTGAAACTAAGATTGGAGAATGTTAGACAGTCCATAAAATCTTTGTAAGCTACACAGGTCTGCAGGTACCGTACTGGTAcattacaatatttacaaacaGCATTTCATACTTGGGGGTGAATTGTTTGCATGGTGGACACCAGTGTGCACTGAAGTACAGTCCCAAAACATCTTCACCGTTGAGATTCAAATCATCTGACTTAATATTCCCACTCTTGGAAACCAACTCATCACCCAGTAAGTTACACTTCCAGCTCATTTTACAGTTCTTTCTCTTGTTGTTCGGAAACTATTCTATAAGCAACCAACTTAACGTAAATTTAACAGATCAACTGAATTAAATTCTGTACCATATATCAGTACGTACCGTAGCTTTATTTAGTGACGCAGTGACTTCTGCGATGCACCATTTTGCACGATTGCTCAGTCATCGTGACTTGCTTATTTATCATGACAGCGGCTTGTTAGTCATTATCGTGACGAGGCAGGTTTTGTGTTACTGTGTACCTGCTTGCGCATTTAGGGATGATtatatacaaacaaaaataaattctattttttaagcgttttcgtgCAATTCGCACTGAAACACAAACCTGTAACTTGGGCTTCCTATCAAACTTTCCCCCAAGCGAACCAACCACAAtgacagtggcggcgcgtcaatagggccaaccggggcaatgccccggttgttttttcggtataataaaaaatattcgaaaaatacctcaatatcggttgcacagactgtctacactagccatattctcccgacatggttcatttttcgctcgcaaagccttcgccgaacgtcgacggggcgacgccgattttgccccggttgctcattgtatatcgtattctctcttttatcttccactcgccgcgtttgtctcgtttgttttctgtttcttttactaaatcatcggggctagccccgaaattatgacgacacaatgccgacgtttcttacaacaacgtgttgacatattcacgcattccttctcgttcgttggtttcttgaagagttgatagtttcctcgccttcgtttttgtcgcttgtttcgctatttgaatcagttagagacctttagtccatttgctttcgattttccacattccttttgagcttcTCACtcctttccggcttcgcatttcttagccttagacctcataatgaataaggttgatgcactacttcgcactccgttttcgcagctgccgctggaacaaaaattagagatacaaagtcttgggccttatcaaccataaaattgttcactggaacaatcccatgacggaggaaagcgtcggcgtataTTCTGCGcggaaacttggtataaaaaacacgaatggttgtgttacagcgaggacaaaaatgcacttttttgtttttattgcctactttttgctaccgcccgtgactcacattgatgtaaatttggttttagagatcttaaacatctttccgagcgtgccagggatcatcaatcttctatggagcatctggacaatgcagtaaaataccgaacattcggaaatgttaatattgcagcacagttggatgaaggacgcgcggtttctattcgtcggcacaaccaaaacgtcgagaaaaaccgccacgttctcggtcgattgatagatgttttgaagttcattggttgtcacgagctgtccctccgtgggcacgatgaacgggctggctcttctaatagaggggtatttttggatatggtggaatacaccgcatccctagatacagtattgagagatcatcttgatgcaactgtttcgaaagggacatctaaggatatccaaaatgatttgctcgattcaatgtataaaatttatttacaacatttggctctggaaattgagaattgccagttcctttcgattcagtctgacgagacaactgacataacgtgcgtttcccaactggctgtgatttttcggtttgtgaaagatggtaaacctaccgagagatttcacagctttgtaccaatcgttgatcgcacggcctgcgggatatcggctgtactgaaagaagtgttacagccttacaacgcgaagtcaaaattgatagctcaaacttatgacggcgcggcagtcatgagtgggtcgaaacatggtgttcaagtttatataaaagaagattttcctcatgcgcattttttacattgttatacacaccaatttaacctcgttattaaaaatatgtgtcttgatacccctctcgtccgtatattttttgcaaatgtttcggggttttcttcatttttttccgtttcgccgaagcgctctgacctccttcgccagatatgtagccgccgtctcccagcttgtgcaccaacacgttggaacttccaatcacgcgtggtgcaaggcgtgtccgaaattaggtctgagctcattgagtgtttcaatggcattcagagctctccggtttgggacgaacgctctgtgagggaggcggcaggtctaaagcgtctgctagaagatggtgagttttcattttttctcgcttttttctccacaatattctatcacgtggatgtattatacggcgccatgcagtcaaggctaatggatggagcgtctgtgcagtcatgtatttcagacttctgcgatgctgtatctcgtatccgggaaacaataaaatacgacgacacatggagtgcttctttacgccgcgagcaaacaacgcagcgtttgattttgtctgcaaaggaatgctgtgacattctggtgaatcaaataggcgatcgtctgcgcactgaacaccttgccgcgttctctttgatgaaccccaaacatttttcaaaatttgcacgtcaatttcccatccatttgttggctactgtctccaaattttaccccatgataaacgtgggtaaattggaaaatgaattgcgatgtatatacaccaatcaaacttttttgaacattacatcaacttgcgcgctctatgggttcacactctagtaactacctttgcggcgtctgcaaaatttctggacatcattttgacgacgcctatttctttcgccgacgcagagcgaacattcagcacgctgaagcgtattaaaacgtatctcagaaacacaatgaagcaagatagattaaattccttggctgttttatccattcacagagacgttatttctgggatgcatgactttaatcagcacgttattgagcattttgcttccaagaaaccgcggcgtgttgcatatatgttcaagcagtagaagtctagcagcatatatatctatgagtgagcgacgcatgtccttatctttgcattaactttccttttttcatagtaacgttttaaaccttattttaggttttgtctgctttcccgaagtttctgttaatatgtcattgtatctattccttttgaaagaggtttcaaaataaactatgtctactcgtatatttattaatcccttgacttggaccggttttaaagacactttcttatcgttaaaaattgtcgcttttgccgattggttgttcccgatggaatggtttttatactcataaaatgatgggagaacttacagcgctcatcctgtccccgtagatgggggtcttggtcccgcagtagcttgcctcggttgtcaaaatgaccacgcgccgccactgcatacgagtgatattgttacatatctaaccttgaatttcaactagttaacgtatgtagtgagatttataggGGTAAAATTACAAACATAGCCGTAAataagtaaaaacagaattgattatagactcggtaaaaacgacgtggtctcgaaatcgaatccgagtcaaAAAAATGCCGGGATTCGACTCGATCGGAttcgaatcccggcccatccctaatAGTTGGGTTGATTCAAAGAGAATTGGACGTTCAAGATGTTTTCAATCATTATCAAGAATGTACCCCAAGGTGATAATCAAAATGAGGTCTAAAATTGGGCAAGTTAAGtatatgggctattccaagtgactctattggacaattccagaaattttgcatgttgttgatgcagtatatttttacatttttagctacatgttttgtttcattgtccaatcagttgctttacgGAGTTTGAACAAAATTACACAAATATTACATACAAGACTTTCTACTTAGTGGATATAAAATATAGCACACGATCAAACGCTTTGTGTCACGAATCATACCAAAATTCCTACATTTTAGGCTAACAATCAAagacctgggtgaaattttaactttttcggcGAAATGAATGTAGTCCAGTAAAATTCCAGCCTTTTCTAATAGTAACATGCATGCTTGAGTTGAATATTTCAGCTTTCCCTCCGGGTATTGCAGTAATGAGATTGTTGATTGGGAGGGCCTTTCTACACAGAGGGAGTCCAGAGCTTTTGCCGATTCTGCAAATTTAATATACGGACCCCATTTTCAGGGTGTATCCTGCAATGTACTTGGACATGCCTTTTCATAACTGCCAATCTGTTCGCAAAATGAAGTCTCAGAGACAACAGATGTTACGTTGTCATCCAGTGGCTGTAGAATGTGGTAGGTTTTTTCCAACAGGGCCTTtgctgtaaaaaaaaatgtcaaaatggCCAGCGAACAACTTAGGCGAGAGTTGTAACTTGTAAGCATAGAGAATTTAAGCATGACTTGGTAAGCTCCTTTCTCCCTGGCAAAGACTTGCATGAGGGTTTTTATAACATTCAAATGCTGTCGAATCTTATGTTATCCACCAATTTTATAGCTGCATCATGAGAAAATTTACTTGTTTGGATgcttttgaaaaagaaaattctTCGATTTTATGGAAATCCTCCAAAGGAAACTCAACAATTCCATATATCTTGTTGGTAGCCAAAATACAGATGATTTGCAGAAAACAGATAACATAGAGGTTACTGAGTAATGAACTAAAACTAGTCTGGTTAGGCtatgtgaaaaaaattaattagagAGATTGTGCAAATTGACAATCTAAATGCGGTGCTGCTTTTAACTTTTATTTAGTCAACACTCATTTCGCactaattatataatattagGCTACCACATATCAGACAGATAACGGATTTAGCATTGATCATATCGAAGTATGAGAATAAATAGTATGGTAAAGTttaataccgtgtttccccgaaaataattcagggtcttatttcaattttcttcctaaacataacactagggcttatttttggggggtgtcttatattttcatttatcaaaaacaaaattacaaagtagagaattacgagattttcaaatatacaaaatatgaaaaccaatatcTATTTACTTAGAACACGTgcttattcaaaataactgcaaaacatagattatcatttaaaacgtgtgggaaagatttcttgctatcgactaggtaaagaaaaaattcgcgttattgactaggccTTATTTTGAAGGGAGGgcatatattaaaatcatttttaaaattcagggtAGGCCTTTTTTCAGGGGAAACACCGTAGCAGTCCAATAAAAATAGAGTAAAATACAGTGATCACCAGCCGTAGAGACCAATACAATATTGATAATAAACAACAGGGTAACATGTTTAATAATTCTTTTTAATTGGTTCATTCAATGAGtggttttatttaaatataagaaTATTATAAATACCTTATACATTCAGTGTAGATTCAATCCATCGATTGCCATTTTCCTACATACGATACAAGAATATATCACATATTCATGATGAAGTTAGATTATCGTAGTATTAcagtaaataatatatat
This is a stretch of genomic DNA from Styela clava chromosome 2, kaStyClav1.hap1.2, whole genome shotgun sequence. It encodes these proteins:
- the LOC120336088 gene encoding tryparedoxin-like — translated: MSWKCNLLGDELVSKSGNIKSDDLNLNGEDVLGLYFSAHWCPPCKQFTPKLAQFYNKVNARGGKKFEVIFVSLDRDEKTFKGYYNDMPWHAIPFSSDLRNELAGKYGVKGIPSLLLFDSEGNQIKTKSGARQMVLTDPDGEGFPWKV